Sequence from the Flavobacterium lindanitolerans genome:
ATGCAAACAATGCTTATGAAAGCAAAGAGGGCGATTTCCGTCTTAGCATCCGAAACCGCCTGGCCAAGTTTGCCAAACAGCCGCCCGAAAACGGAGAATTTAAACTTCTTTCCCTATTCTTAGACCAGGACACGCTACGGGAAGTGAGCCGGGAAATTAATTATACCGCCACAAAAACGGCTATGGAAAAAGCGGTTCTTCCTATTGCTTCCAATCCACTTTATGTAAGTTTTATGGAATCCCTGCTCGCCTATCTTCAATTACCGCAGGAAAACAATACCGAACTCTTAAAGCTCAAAACTAAAGAAGCCATTTATCTGCTGATTAAAATCAATCCGGAACTCAAAGACATTTTATTTGATTTTAACGAACCCGGCAAGATAGACCTTGAGGCTTTTATGAACAGGAATTTTCATTTCAACGTACAACTCAAACGTTTTGCCTATCTCACAGGACGAAGCCTGGCTACGTTTAAACGCGATTTCCAGAAAATATTTCAGGACACGCCAAGTCATTGGCTGCAACAACGCCGATTACAGGAGGCTTATTACCTGATTACAAAAAAGGCCAAAACACCATCAGAGGTCTATATTGATGTAGGTTTTGAAGATCTGTCGCATTTTTCATTTGCATTTAAGAAAAAGTATGGGGTATCGCCTTCAAAAGCAGGATAATTCACATCTGCAATAATTTGGGCTATTTTTGAACCTTTACCCAGTCCTTCTTACGGAAATCCGTAATTCCAGAGCAATCCTGTTTTGATACAGGCCTTTTCCGCCTATTTTTCTGTGAACCATTAGAAAACAAGGATTTATATCTTAAAAGATTAAAAAAATTTAAACATAAAATAAACTTCATAACCTTAAAGTCACGCTTTCTTAAAACAGCATCTCCATAAGTAAAAGTTCGTTAACGAAAAGGTAATCTAAAGCTCAAGAGCCTTGGGACTCAATCCTATAACTTTGGCTCTCAAACTTTTAACTTTTATTGATGAAAACAATTCTACGAACAAATTACATCAAGTCACTGGGACTAGCAGTACTTGGGTTATTTTTCGGCACTGCATGGGGGCAGGCCACTTTGCCAGTAAACAGGACTTCCTGGGGAACTGAACCACAAGGATGGACAAACAACGGATGCGCACACAGAACTACAAGTTCTGCCTGTTCTAACAACAGTGCAACGACTTTTGACGGAACAGGTGACAACAGGATACTTTTTATTAATGCTGCACCACAGACCTTATCGATGACCTTAAAAAATCAAGGAATGTCCGGGCAATCCTATCTGCTCGTTGAACAATCTGCAGATGGTAGTGATTATACGGAATTAGGAAGGTATGGTACGGCTACCGGCGCAACATCAATTACCAATGCACAGTGTTCTGATATTGATTTGCCTTTGCTTTCTTCTACACGTTACATCCGATGGACTTATACTAAAGCCAGCGGTAACTGTGATATGGACGATGTTATTGTTACA
This genomic interval carries:
- a CDS encoding helix-turn-helix domain-containing protein, with the translated sequence MTAIREDLPQVLYSCYHQRSREGEHFIPEHVFSYQISGTMSAWDANNAYESKEGDFRLSIRNRLAKFAKQPPENGEFKLLSLFLDQDTLREVSREINYTATKTAMEKAVLPIASNPLYVSFMESLLAYLQLPQENNTELLKLKTKEAIYLLIKINPELKDILFDFNEPGKIDLEAFMNRNFHFNVQLKRFAYLTGRSLATFKRDFQKIFQDTPSHWLQQRRLQEAYYLITKKAKTPSEVYIDVGFEDLSHFSFAFKKKYGVSPSKAG